Part of the Lotus japonicus ecotype B-129 chromosome 6, LjGifu_v1.2 genome, TCTAAAActcaaaattgttttaaaatccAGAAATCAAATAACCtccaaatcaatctaatccttctttcaagaaaaaaatatatattcctgttttgttttggttttttcttttttatgaatcttttttgtttttgatgcACTTGGAAAATAAATGTAATCTAAATCTAAACAAAATATACACGTTAAAATAAACTCTATAATAATCTAATCTAAatcttttttttacataatcTAATCTAAATCTAAACTTAAATACATAACAAATCTCAAACTTCCCTATAAATAACATTACATTGCATTCTTAGTTTTTCTAAAACTCAAACCTCGAATCCCCTCTATTGCATAATGGcatcttttcaaaaaaactCTATGTTTTTTCTCTCCCTGTCCTTCATCTTCATTGTCCCTTCCATTGCACAACCCTGCAATTCATACACTTTCCCCAACCACATCACCTATGCCGCATGCAACAATCTACCAACCTTAGAATCATCACTTCATTGGAACTACCACCCATCCACACGCACGGTCGATGTAGCATTCAAGAAATCGAATACAGGAGACTCTAGTTGGATCGCTTGGGCCATCAACCCTACTTCAAAGGGTATGGTGGGTTCCCAAGCATTCGTTGCGTTTCGAAAATCTGATGGAAGTTTCAGGGCCTACACTTCACCCATTACCAGTTACGCGACTCTGTTGCAAGAGGGTCAACTCAGCATCCCTGTTCACAGTGTTTCAGGAACTTACGCGAATGGAAGCATGATCATCTTTGCAAGTCTGCGACTTCCAGAGAACACAACCGTGGTAAATCATGTTTGGCAAGAGGGGTTGGTATCTGATGATGGGACTCTGAAAGCTCATGCTATGGCAGGATCTAATCTTCAGTCTTTTGGAACCTTGGATTTTGTTTCTGGGAAAGTTGAAGAAACTGGATCAAAAGTGAACTCTAAAAGAACCACACTCAGAAATGT contains:
- the LOC130725319 gene encoding cytochrome b561 and DOMON domain-containing protein At5g47530-like: MASFQKNSMFFLSLSFIFIVPSIAQPCNSYTFPNHITYAACNNLPTLESSLHWNYHPSTRTVDVAFKKSNTGDSSWIAWAINPTSKGMVGSQAFVAFRKSDGSFRAYTSPITSYATLLQEGQLSIPVHSVSGTYANGSMIIFASLRLPENTTVVNHVWQEGLVSDDGTLKAHAMAGSNLQSFGTLDFVSGKVEETGSKVNSKRTTLRNAHGILNVISWGILMPIGVIFAICLKAFDGVGPTWFHLHRACQSLAFLMGIAGFGTGLFMGNHYGVHHGPHRCIGIALVVLASAQVCVAIFFRPKNDHKNRIFWNIFHYAIGYSTVVLSILNIFKGFDILHAQLMWKKIYLGIIISLAVIALMLQIWWCKKRFNSKESDDTNQEIP